A genomic segment from Candidatus Viadribacter manganicus encodes:
- a CDS encoding dienelactone hydrolase family protein, with protein sequence MSVNSFRNLTQARQQRQPCATIGAAPILALALLALGFLMPVQAFAEKLEQRIARLEPFYDLRRPAEPTARTPVVIMLHGCGGPRPFIEDMGDAAAEAGATAILVDSFAPRRISRIAAFATVCTGAQLQGRERAGDLYATMAWARRQPWADPNRISVIGWSHGAWTIMDALALRTGEEMRRATGIEDLEGEPLSGLEATMIVYPYTGVGTYAGRREWRLAPRSTAIIAERDYIVGSSRAALERQRARGTPMDIHLFENATHAFEDRDAEDPRVRYNPAATAREHQMLREMIAGL encoded by the coding sequence ATGTCGGTGAACTCCTTCCGCAATCTGACGCAAGCACGTCAGCAGCGCCAGCCTTGCGCGACGATCGGCGCCGCCCCCATTTTGGCATTGGCCCTTCTTGCTCTGGGATTTCTCATGCCGGTTCAGGCGTTCGCGGAAAAACTCGAACAGCGCATCGCGCGGCTTGAGCCATTTTACGACTTGCGACGCCCCGCCGAACCCACTGCGCGAACGCCCGTCGTCATAATGCTGCACGGTTGCGGCGGTCCCCGCCCCTTTATCGAGGACATGGGGGACGCCGCCGCCGAGGCCGGCGCCACCGCCATTCTGGTGGATTCATTCGCCCCTCGCCGCATCAGCCGCATCGCCGCCTTCGCGACCGTTTGCACCGGCGCGCAACTCCAGGGTCGCGAACGCGCCGGTGATCTTTACGCCACCATGGCATGGGCGCGGCGCCAACCTTGGGCGGACCCGAACCGCATCAGCGTTATCGGCTGGAGTCACGGCGCCTGGACCATCATGGATGCGCTGGCACTTCGCACCGGTGAAGAAATGCGTCGCGCAACCGGCATAGAGGATCTCGAGGGCGAACCCCTTAGCGGTTTGGAAGCGACGATGATCGTATATCCGTACACGGGCGTCGGAACTTATGCCGGCCGCCGCGAATGGCGCCTTGCGCCACGTAGCACCGCCATCATCGCCGAACGCGACTACATCGTCGGCTCATCGCGCGCCGCGCTCGAACGCCAGCGCGCTCGCGGTACGCCGATGGATATTCACCTCTTCGAAAACGCTACACACGCGTTTGAAGATCGGGACGCCGAAGACCCTCGCGTGCGCTACAATCCCGCCGCCACCGCGCGCGAGCATCAAATGCTGCGCGAGATGATCGCAGGACTCTAG
- a CDS encoding NAD-glutamate dehydrogenase, whose product MDAAAARQELPKTADQFVDQAAKGPWPAFRANGAIDSAAEMFLRGLYEDASDDELGDLSVEDFAALAHDFWIWRAERECDEQCIRLRHGVGVGGKHLDRDILEIAGPDMPFLVDSVMGELADQGIPSLAMFHPLAPSAKGKGRDSLIQIHVPTLSAQKSKELLHGVRASLADVRDSVGDFQAMRKRMLDCANELEKAKSNAAPSDVAEGVELLRWLAADKFTFLGARDYQYVRDAKGGFTPHEPDIIEGTCLGVLRDMDRYVLRTTAEPMVLTPELKRLVTEPTPLIVAKSTLRARVHRRATADYVGVKRYNDQGEAIGEVRFVGLFTSESFTEPTRNIPVLRRKVQWVMDQAGFAPGGHNAKTLRKIIEYYPREELWQISREELSEIARGVLHLLDRPRARVFLRRDRFNRFATALAYIPKDRYDTDVRVGAGEVIARAFGGHVESFQPQLGEGQLARVLFVIGDIDKKRANPDERQLDADIAALTRTWDDDYTRSLLRSDRFDLGAREEASNRFSGAFTAAYRERYSVDEALIDTAEIMSARDDETIRARAYRRPGDATNIMRCKFYARGDVLALSATVPILENMGLFVDSEVNFELQLQADSFHTAQRIHVHDIECRSADGKPIDLERAGPLFEQAFTAVWTGKAESDGFNKLILALPCSWREAALIRALARYRQQTGLDPTQAMQEQALANNTRIAALILAFFKARFDPNLPESHETRVARSSKLEFMIEAKLKEVVSLDEDRALRRIAQLVKAILRTNYYQIGRDEQPKPYMSFKIDSHAVAELPAPKPYREIWVASPQVEGVHLRFGPVARGGLRWSDRRDDFRTEVLDLVKAQQVKNAIIVPVGAKGGFFPKRLPARGAPGFQEAGVEAYKTFLRGLLDITDNIKGDEIVPPLDVERWDDNDPYLVVAADKGTATFSDIANGISAEYGHWLGDAFASGGSVGYDHKAMGITAKGAWEAVKRHFREIGKNIQEEEFTVVGVGDMSGDVFGNGMLLSRKIRLLAAFDHRDIFIDPNPADCEKSFVERKRLFDTPRTSWQDYDKKLISKGGGVFSRSLKSIDVSPEIAALTGLDRPSVTPVELMSALLKSECELLWFGGIGAYLKARSEPNSDVGDKANDSIRVDAEDVRAQVVGEGANLGVTQKGRIAFARNGGRINTDAIDNSAGVDTSDHEVNIKILLADAIRSGALKEDKRDKLLESMTDEVGALVLMNNYDQTGAISIAQASAVNDLDSHERFIQRLEAEGKLSRRVEGLPLTSEFAALRTAKIGLTRPELAKLVAYSKINLFDAVVASSAPDDPAFAEPLKEYFPRELRKFETQMQRHRLRREIIATQLADDLVNRCGPSFVDRIKEISRARTVTVALSFEAARRIFELEDLVDRINALDNKTPAAAQIALHQRVGGALRRAVTYLARNAGFESDKAPTVLDVVARYLEPVRGQRATILEDLSKIEKDRVAVRRSSLLELGAPDDLAYEAALLSPLTLSLDVADLARDTGWPLHTASTLHCVIGAELGLDALRDSATNMKLEQHWDRLVVRRTAGDFGEAQLKLAEAAARAIGAPPKDADVAWVTEAARQWLTSLGQPVHRARSAFAELDGQGPWTFAKLMLISAEFNALVAAVR is encoded by the coding sequence ATGGACGCTGCTGCCGCGCGCCAGGAACTCCCCAAAACCGCTGACCAATTTGTCGATCAGGCCGCTAAAGGCCCTTGGCCCGCGTTCCGCGCAAACGGCGCCATCGACTCCGCCGCCGAGATGTTCTTGAGGGGCCTCTATGAGGACGCCTCGGATGACGAACTCGGCGATCTGTCGGTCGAGGACTTCGCCGCGCTTGCCCACGATTTCTGGATCTGGCGTGCCGAGCGTGAGTGCGATGAGCAGTGCATTCGTCTTCGCCATGGCGTCGGTGTTGGCGGCAAACATCTCGATCGCGACATTCTTGAGATCGCCGGCCCCGACATGCCGTTCCTCGTGGACTCGGTCATGGGCGAACTGGCTGACCAAGGCATCCCGTCGCTCGCCATGTTCCACCCGCTGGCTCCGTCCGCCAAAGGGAAGGGGCGCGACTCTCTCATTCAGATTCACGTGCCGACGCTCTCTGCGCAAAAGAGCAAAGAATTGCTCCACGGCGTTCGCGCTTCGCTCGCCGATGTGCGTGACTCGGTTGGCGACTTTCAGGCGATGCGCAAGCGCATGCTCGATTGCGCCAATGAACTGGAAAAAGCGAAGTCGAACGCTGCCCCCAGCGACGTGGCCGAAGGTGTTGAGCTGCTGCGCTGGCTGGCTGCCGACAAGTTCACCTTCCTCGGCGCGCGCGACTACCAATATGTCCGCGACGCGAAAGGTGGTTTCACACCGCACGAGCCGGATATCATCGAGGGCACGTGCCTCGGTGTCCTGCGTGACATGGATCGCTACGTGCTGCGCACAACCGCCGAGCCGATGGTGCTTACGCCGGAATTGAAGCGCCTCGTGACTGAGCCGACGCCGCTCATCGTTGCGAAATCGACTTTGCGTGCCCGCGTTCACCGCCGCGCCACCGCCGATTATGTCGGTGTGAAGCGCTACAATGATCAGGGCGAGGCCATTGGCGAAGTTCGCTTCGTGGGCCTTTTTACCAGCGAAAGTTTCACCGAACCGACGCGCAACATTCCGGTTCTGCGCCGTAAGGTGCAGTGGGTGATGGATCAGGCCGGGTTTGCGCCGGGCGGCCACAATGCCAAGACCCTGCGCAAAATCATCGAATATTACCCGCGCGAAGAACTCTGGCAGATTTCTCGCGAAGAGCTCTCCGAGATTGCACGCGGCGTGCTGCACCTGTTGGACCGTCCGCGCGCGCGGGTGTTTTTGCGCCGTGACCGCTTCAATCGTTTCGCGACGGCGCTCGCGTACATTCCTAAGGATCGCTACGACACCGACGTTCGCGTTGGCGCAGGCGAGGTGATTGCACGCGCTTTTGGCGGACACGTCGAAAGCTTCCAGCCGCAGCTCGGCGAAGGCCAGCTTGCACGCGTTCTCTTCGTCATCGGCGATATCGATAAGAAGCGCGCCAACCCTGACGAGCGCCAGCTTGACGCGGACATCGCCGCACTGACGCGCACTTGGGACGACGATTACACACGCTCGCTCTTGCGCTCCGATCGCTTCGATCTCGGAGCCCGCGAAGAAGCCTCAAATCGCTTCAGCGGCGCGTTTACGGCCGCATATCGCGAACGCTATTCAGTCGATGAAGCGCTCATCGACACTGCCGAGATTATGAGCGCGCGCGACGATGAGACTATCCGTGCTCGCGCCTATCGCCGCCCGGGCGACGCCACCAACATCATGCGTTGCAAATTCTACGCACGCGGCGATGTTTTGGCGCTCTCAGCGACAGTTCCTATCCTCGAAAACATGGGTCTGTTCGTTGATTCAGAAGTGAACTTCGAATTGCAGTTGCAGGCGGATTCGTTTCACACGGCCCAACGCATCCACGTTCATGACATCGAATGCCGGTCTGCCGATGGCAAGCCGATCGATCTGGAACGCGCGGGTCCGTTGTTCGAACAGGCATTCACCGCCGTTTGGACCGGCAAGGCCGAGAGTGATGGGTTCAACAAGCTGATCTTGGCGCTGCCGTGTTCGTGGCGCGAAGCGGCGCTCATTCGCGCGCTCGCCCGCTATCGCCAGCAAACCGGCCTCGATCCGACGCAAGCGATGCAAGAGCAGGCGCTTGCGAATAACACGCGCATTGCCGCGCTGATCTTGGCGTTCTTCAAGGCGCGTTTCGATCCGAATTTGCCGGAAAGCCATGAAACGCGCGTGGCGCGTTCTTCAAAGCTCGAGTTCATGATCGAGGCCAAGCTCAAGGAAGTTGTGAGTCTCGATGAAGATCGAGCGCTACGCCGCATCGCCCAGCTCGTGAAGGCGATCCTGCGCACGAACTATTATCAGATCGGCCGTGACGAGCAGCCGAAGCCCTACATGTCCTTCAAGATCGACTCGCATGCGGTGGCGGAGCTGCCGGCGCCGAAGCCGTATCGCGAAATCTGGGTGGCGAGCCCGCAAGTTGAAGGCGTTCACCTGCGCTTCGGCCCGGTCGCGCGCGGCGGCTTGCGCTGGTCTGATCGCCGCGACGACTTCCGAACCGAAGTGCTCGATCTCGTGAAGGCGCAGCAGGTGAAGAACGCCATTATAGTGCCGGTCGGTGCGAAGGGTGGCTTCTTCCCGAAGCGTTTGCCGGCCCGCGGCGCACCGGGCTTCCAAGAAGCCGGCGTCGAGGCCTACAAAACGTTCCTGCGCGGCTTGCTCGACATTACCGATAACATCAAAGGCGATGAAATCGTGCCGCCGCTCGATGTCGAGCGCTGGGACGATAACGATCCTTATCTCGTGGTGGCTGCCGACAAAGGCACGGCAACGTTCTCCGACATCGCCAACGGCATCAGCGCCGAGTACGGTCACTGGCTTGGCGATGCATTCGCTTCAGGCGGTTCGGTTGGCTATGACCACAAAGCCATGGGCATCACCGCCAAGGGTGCGTGGGAAGCAGTCAAGCGGCACTTCCGCGAGATCGGTAAGAACATCCAAGAGGAAGAGTTTACTGTTGTCGGCGTCGGCGACATGTCCGGCGACGTGTTTGGAAACGGGATGTTGCTTTCACGCAAGATCCGTCTCTTGGCGGCGTTCGATCACCGCGACATCTTCATCGATCCAAATCCTGCCGATTGCGAAAAGAGCTTCGTTGAGCGCAAGCGTCTCTTTGATACCCCGCGCACCAGCTGGCAGGATTACGACAAGAAGCTCATTTCCAAAGGTGGCGGTGTCTTCTCGCGCAGCCTGAAATCGATCGATGTTTCACCGGAGATCGCCGCGCTGACGGGCCTCGATCGCCCGTCTGTGACCCCGGTTGAGCTGATGAGCGCACTGCTAAAGAGCGAGTGCGAATTGCTCTGGTTTGGCGGCATCGGCGCTTATCTTAAAGCGCGCTCGGAGCCCAATTCCGACGTCGGAGACAAAGCGAACGACAGCATCCGCGTTGATGCAGAGGATGTGCGCGCTCAAGTCGTGGGCGAGGGCGCAAATCTCGGTGTCACGCAAAAGGGCCGTATCGCGTTCGCGCGCAATGGTGGCCGGATCAACACCGACGCCATCGACAATTCGGCAGGCGTCGACACGTCTGACCATGAGGTGAACATCAAGATCCTCCTGGCCGATGCGATCCGAAGCGGCGCGCTAAAGGAAGACAAGCGCGATAAGTTGTTGGAATCGATGACCGACGAGGTCGGTGCGCTGGTCCTGATGAACAATTATGATCAGACAGGCGCCATCTCGATTGCGCAGGCGAGCGCAGTGAATGACCTCGATAGCCATGAGCGCTTCATCCAGCGGCTGGAAGCCGAAGGTAAGCTCTCGCGCCGCGTCGAAGGTCTGCCGCTGACCAGCGAATTTGCGGCGCTGCGCACGGCGAAGATCGGCCTCACGCGGCCGGAATTGGCGAAGCTCGTTGCATATTCCAAGATCAACTTGTTCGACGCTGTCGTTGCGTCGTCAGCGCCGGACGATCCGGCGTTTGCCGAGCCGCTTAAGGAATACTTCCCGCGCGAGCTGCGGAAGTTCGAGACTCAAATGCAGCGTCACCGCCTGCGCCGGGAAATCATTGCCACGCAATTGGCAGATGATCTGGTCAACCGTTGCGGCCCTTCTTTCGTGGATCGCATCAAGGAAATATCTCGGGCGCGCACCGTAACAGTTGCGTTGTCCTTTGAAGCCGCGCGCCGCATTTTCGAATTGGAAGATCTCGTTGATCGCATCAATGCGCTCGACAACAAGACGCCGGCGGCGGCGCAGATTGCGTTGCATCAACGCGTTGGCGGCGCTCTTCGTCGCGCGGTGACTTATCTTGCCCGCAACGCCGGATTTGAGAGCGATAAAGCGCCAACAGTGTTGGACGTCGTCGCGCGTTACCTGGAGCCGGTGCGCGGACAGCGCGCAACGATTCTGGAAGATCTCAGCAAGATCGAAAAAGATCGTGTGGCCGTTCGCCGTTCATCGCTGCTTGAACTCGGCGCTCCGGATGATCTCGCTTACGAGGCGGCGCTGCTTTCGCCGCTTACACTGTCACTCGATGTGGCGGATCTCGCTCGGGATACCGGCTGGCCGCTGCACACTGCCTCGACGCTGCACTGTGTCATCGGCGCAGAGCTTGGTCTCGATGCGTTGCGGGATTCGGCGACGAATATGAAGCTGGAGCAGCATTGGGATCGCCTAGTGGTGCGGCGCACGGCGGGGGATTTTGGCGAGGCTCAACTCAAGCTCGCAGAAGCGGCGGCGCGGGCGATTGGCGCTCCGCCGAAGGACGCCGATGTGGCTTGGGTGACGGAAGCGGCGCGCCAATGGCTGACTTCGCTGGGGCAGCCGGTCCATCGTGCGCGTTCGGCATTTGCGGAGCTTGACGGGCAGGGCCCGTGGACGTTCGCGAAGCTGATGCTGATCTCGGCCGAGTTCAACGCGCTCGTAGCGGCGGTTCGCTAG
- a CDS encoding AI-2E family transporter — translation MASLEISQRGALWIVATGVIAAGLYFLREPLTQFAMALILWLAIDGLTTTLDMRLPFTPRWLALPIALILVLSLFALIGFVVIDNLANILSDLNRYEFRLNQVISQAHRALGAPGIPSTVRDLVAQANPNNRLAVEIGGSLQNFASAATFTLIYLAFLFPASAAMKDKLDFIFRGKGQREAAREVLARIRESMERYLWVQTVMSLVITALTYITLRIIGLENALFWSFLIFFLNYIPTIGSIAAVALTTAVALVQFPTLPPVFAIFAGVGLWQFVIGNFVQPRMTGESLNLSAVVVLLALAIWGLVWGIVGAFLAAPMTVMIMIVLAQFPSTRWIAILLSADGKPTPETKRVSKSESGPK, via the coding sequence ATGGCCAGTCTGGAAATTTCGCAACGCGGGGCGCTTTGGATTGTCGCCACCGGCGTCATTGCGGCGGGGCTTTATTTCCTGCGCGAACCGCTGACGCAATTCGCAATGGCGCTCATTCTTTGGCTCGCCATTGATGGCTTGACCACAACCCTCGATATGCGCCTTCCGTTCACGCCGCGTTGGCTGGCGCTCCCGATTGCGCTCATCTTGGTGCTGAGTTTGTTTGCGTTGATCGGGTTTGTCGTGATCGACAATCTCGCGAACATCCTGAGCGACCTGAACCGCTACGAGTTTCGGCTCAATCAAGTGATCAGCCAGGCTCACCGAGCGCTTGGGGCGCCTGGTATTCCGTCAACCGTTCGCGATCTCGTTGCGCAAGCCAACCCCAACAACCGGCTGGCTGTCGAGATCGGCGGCAGTCTGCAAAACTTCGCCTCTGCAGCCACTTTCACCTTGATCTATTTGGCTTTCTTGTTCCCGGCCTCGGCGGCGATGAAGGATAAGTTGGATTTCATCTTCCGCGGCAAAGGCCAGCGCGAAGCAGCGCGTGAGGTGCTTGCGCGCATTCGAGAGTCCATGGAGCGCTATCTGTGGGTGCAGACGGTCATGAGCCTCGTCATCACCGCGCTTACCTACATTACGCTGCGGATTATCGGTCTCGAGAACGCTCTGTTCTGGTCGTTCCTGATCTTCTTTCTCAACTACATTCCCACGATCGGATCGATCGCCGCGGTTGCGCTCACGACAGCCGTTGCGCTTGTGCAATTTCCAACATTGCCGCCTGTCTTCGCGATTTTTGCCGGCGTCGGGCTTTGGCAATTTGTCATCGGAAACTTCGTGCAGCCGCGCATGACCGGCGAGTCGCTCAACCTTTCTGCAGTCGTCGTTCTGCTGGCGCTCGCGATTTGGGGCCTCGTGTGGGGCATTGTCGGCGCGTTTCTCGCTGCGCCGATGACGGTCATGATCATGATTGTATTGGCGCAATTTCCGTCGACGCGCTGGATCGCGATTCTGCTCTCCGCCGATGGCAAACCCACACCCGAAACGAAGCGGGTGAGTAAGTCCGAGTCCGGACCAAAATGA
- a CDS encoding helicase HerA-like domain-containing protein: protein MAESIEIGLAPEGVQSLALKRANRHGLIAGATGTGKTVTLQVLAEAFAREGVNVFAADIKGDLSGCAAVSDPPPAWASARATEINMPLTPEAQPVVFWDVYGELGHPVRTTVTEMGPVLMGRVLEATDAQEGALTIAFRLADDWLNEGKNEGLLLDLNDLRALLTYLSENSEDIGKKYGLVTPQSIAALQRKVLQLEMDGADRFFGEPAFKLEELTRVRPDGKGTINVLASERLVQSPRLYSAFLLWLMSELWEELPEVGDMDKPKLVFFFDEAHLLFRDASKDLINKVEQVVRLIRSKGVGVYFVTQSPSDIPETVLAQLGNRFQHALRAYTPTDQKAVRAAAQSFRANANVDVAKEIQELNVGEALVSTLDVKGAPTPVARTKVRPPNSQVGPILPAQREALMKANTAGRAYEKSVDRVSAHEILSKRAAQLAEAEAREEEREAREKEATKASRSRSGSGGATRSRSTRSSSRTTPLERQSGRVASGVFNTIVREVMRGILGTPSRRRR from the coding sequence ATGGCGGAAAGTATCGAGATCGGCCTGGCGCCAGAAGGTGTCCAAAGCCTGGCGCTGAAGCGCGCCAACCGCCACGGGCTGATCGCGGGCGCGACGGGAACCGGCAAGACCGTAACGCTGCAGGTTCTGGCTGAAGCGTTTGCGCGCGAAGGCGTCAACGTGTTCGCCGCCGACATCAAAGGCGACCTTTCCGGGTGCGCTGCGGTGAGCGATCCGCCGCCAGCATGGGCAAGCGCACGCGCCACCGAAATCAACATGCCGCTGACACCGGAAGCACAGCCAGTCGTGTTCTGGGACGTGTATGGCGAACTGGGTCATCCGGTGCGGACCACCGTGACTGAGATGGGTCCGGTTCTCATGGGTCGCGTTTTGGAAGCGACGGACGCTCAAGAAGGCGCGCTAACGATCGCGTTCCGCCTCGCCGACGATTGGCTCAACGAAGGCAAGAACGAAGGGCTGCTACTCGATCTCAACGATCTGCGCGCGCTGCTGACGTATCTTTCAGAGAACTCCGAGGATATCGGCAAGAAATACGGCCTGGTGACGCCGCAATCGATCGCGGCGCTGCAACGCAAAGTGCTCCAGCTCGAGATGGACGGCGCGGACCGGTTCTTTGGTGAGCCGGCGTTCAAGCTTGAGGAACTCACCCGTGTGCGCCCGGACGGCAAAGGCACGATTAATGTGCTGGCTTCAGAGCGCCTCGTTCAAAGCCCGCGCCTTTATTCGGCGTTCCTGCTTTGGCTGATGAGCGAGCTTTGGGAAGAGCTTCCGGAAGTCGGCGACATGGACAAGCCAAAGCTCGTCTTCTTCTTCGATGAGGCACACCTCCTCTTCCGCGATGCATCCAAGGATCTGATCAACAAAGTCGAACAGGTGGTTCGCTTGATCCGTTCGAAGGGTGTCGGGGTCTATTTCGTGACGCAGTCGCCATCCGATATTCCAGAAACCGTGCTTGCACAGCTCGGCAACCGCTTTCAACACGCACTCCGCGCCTACACGCCAACGGATCAAAAGGCGGTGCGCGCTGCGGCGCAGTCCTTCCGCGCCAATGCGAACGTCGACGTGGCAAAGGAAATTCAGGAGCTGAATGTTGGCGAGGCGCTGGTCTCGACGCTCGACGTCAAAGGCGCGCCAACGCCGGTTGCGCGCACCAAGGTGCGCCCGCCGAATAGCCAAGTCGGCCCGATTTTGCCGGCGCAACGCGAAGCTTTGATGAAAGCGAACACAGCAGGCCGTGCTTACGAGAAGTCAGTCGACCGGGTCAGCGCGCACGAAATCCTGAGCAAACGCGCCGCGCAGCTTGCCGAAGCAGAAGCGCGTGAGGAAGAACGCGAGGCACGGGAAAAAGAAGCTACGAAGGCAAGCCGCTCTCGTTCCGGCAGCGGCGGAGCAACCCGTTCGCGCTCAACACGCAGCAGCTCACGCACAACGCCGCTCGAACGCCAAAGCGGCCGCGTCGCCAGCGGCGTGTTCAACACGATCGTACGCGAAGTGATGCGCGGCATCCTTGGCACGCCTTCGCGGCGGCGGCGTTAG
- the zapE gene encoding cell division protein ZapE yields MTSLLAAYRRRLAEGELAPDADQAQAAERLEALAKALTSWSPGGWPFKSKAPRGIYIWGPVGRGKSMLLDLFFDSAPVKKKRRVHFHEFMLQQHAFLRDARERGAGQDRLIADAAKAIAAEARLLCFDEIQVSDIADAMILGRLFERLFEEEVVIVATSNRTPDDLYKNGINRQLFLPFIDILKRRLDILQIAGPQDFRLRQLMSAPVFYSPLGPAADESMDRAWKRLTAGAAPHQVTLDVGGRELRVERQAAGVARFGFTELCARALGAADYLEIAERFHTVLLENIPRLTPSMREEAARFRTLIDALYEAKVKLIASADAQPQDLYPAGDQSFEFERTASRLIEMRSEAYLALPRRDAEWKSGIVD; encoded by the coding sequence ATGACTTCGCTTCTGGCCGCGTACCGCCGGCGCCTGGCCGAAGGCGAACTCGCGCCTGACGCCGACCAGGCGCAGGCCGCGGAGCGTCTTGAGGCGCTCGCGAAGGCGCTGACGAGCTGGTCGCCGGGCGGGTGGCCATTCAAGAGCAAGGCGCCGCGGGGAATTTACATCTGGGGGCCTGTCGGTCGCGGCAAGTCGATGCTGCTCGATCTTTTCTTCGACAGCGCACCGGTAAAAAAGAAGCGCCGCGTCCACTTTCACGAATTCATGCTCCAGCAGCACGCCTTCCTGCGTGACGCGCGTGAACGCGGAGCTGGACAAGATCGTCTGATCGCCGATGCGGCCAAAGCTATCGCTGCCGAAGCGCGGCTTCTCTGTTTCGACGAAATTCAAGTCAGCGACATTGCCGACGCCATGATCCTCGGGCGTTTGTTCGAGCGCTTGTTCGAAGAGGAGGTCGTCATCGTCGCCACCTCCAACCGCACCCCGGACGATCTCTACAAGAACGGCATCAACCGCCAGCTCTTCTTGCCATTCATTGACATTCTGAAGCGCCGGCTCGACATTTTGCAGATTGCCGGCCCGCAGGACTTTCGCCTCCGGCAACTCATGTCAGCGCCGGTGTTTTACTCGCCACTCGGTCCGGCCGCAGATGAATCGATGGACCGCGCCTGGAAGCGCCTGACCGCGGGCGCCGCGCCACACCAAGTAACGCTTGATGTTGGCGGGCGGGAACTCCGTGTTGAACGTCAAGCCGCCGGCGTCGCACGCTTCGGTTTTACCGAGCTTTGTGCGCGCGCGCTCGGGGCGGCGGACTATCTCGAAATCGCGGAGCGATTCCACACCGTTCTTCTCGAAAACATACCGCGCCTTACGCCTTCAATGCGCGAAGAGGCCGCGCGCTTTCGCACACTGATCGACGCGCTCTATGAAGCGAAGGTCAAGCTCATTGCCTCAGCCGATGCACAGCCCCAGGATCTCTATCCCGCTGGTGATCAGAGCTTTGAGTTCGAGCGCACGGCCTCACGCCTCATCGAAATGCGCAGCGAAGCTTATCTCGCTCTTCCGCGCCGCGATGCGGAGTGGAAGAGCGGGATCGTGGACTAA
- a CDS encoding GNAT family N-acetyltransferase codes for MTDAVATHQQSQPLTRPKHIVDVLIEERAPKLSTGAAWPLLRPLLYTALNYDKAVRMADMIAPMSGRDALEAISNLLSVKLDITGLDRLPADGAFIILGNHPTGITDGIALYDAVKHKRPDVLFYANSDAERVCSRFNETLIPVEWVQAKRTRERTRVTLKMTDEAFEANRPLGIFPAGRLARMRDGMLLDPEWMPTAASLARKYELPILPVHMSGPYSFWFHTFSKVSAELRDITLFHELLNKQGKTYKLTFGPLIPSAQVGSDSTRDIRKLKYYIERVLPHAPDTPFDPNGPECDWRDPPKPQP; via the coding sequence ATGACGGACGCCGTCGCTACGCACCAACAGAGCCAACCGCTTACGCGGCCTAAGCATATCGTTGACGTGCTCATCGAAGAGCGCGCGCCGAAGCTTTCAACTGGCGCTGCATGGCCGTTGCTGCGCCCCCTGCTCTACACGGCGCTCAACTACGACAAGGCCGTGCGCATGGCCGACATGATCGCGCCGATGAGCGGCCGCGATGCGCTTGAGGCGATCTCGAACCTGCTTTCGGTCAAGCTCGACATTACCGGCCTCGACCGCCTGCCAGCGGACGGCGCCTTCATCATTCTCGGCAATCACCCGACCGGCATTACCGATGGGATCGCGCTTTACGATGCAGTGAAGCACAAGCGGCCTGATGTTCTATTCTATGCCAACTCGGACGCCGAGCGGGTCTGCTCACGTTTCAACGAAACGCTGATCCCGGTTGAATGGGTGCAGGCTAAGCGCACACGCGAACGCACACGCGTAACGTTGAAGATGACGGACGAGGCGTTCGAAGCGAACCGGCCGCTTGGCATTTTCCCGGCGGGACGTCTTGCACGGATGCGCGATGGCATGCTGCTCGATCCCGAATGGATGCCGACAGCCGCTTCGCTCGCACGCAAGTATGAATTGCCCATCCTACCCGTTCACATGAGCGGGCCCTATTCGTTTTGGTTTCATACGTTCTCGAAAGTGTCGGCCGAGCTGCGCGACATCACGCTGTTTCACGAACTGCTCAACAAGCAGGGCAAAACCTACAAGCTCACGTTCGGTCCACTGATCCCGAGCGCCCAAGTGGGCAGCGACAGCACGCGGGATATCCGAAAGCTCAAATACTATATCGAACGCGTGCTTCCGCATGCGCCAGACACGCCGTTCGATCCAAACGGCCCTGAGTGCGACTGGCGCGATCCGCCCAAACCGCAACCCTAA